The DNA window AGGCTGCAAGAGCGGCGGTTCGTGTTGCAGCCGTGGTACGATCTAGCCCCCGACAGCTACATTCCGAGTCCAGTTGGTACCACCGTGGCGGTAGCATTGGATCAATGCACAGATGATGTCCGACTGTTCAGGATGCCTTCGGGACTTCTCAGTGCAGATCAGGAACGTATATCGAGCGCGCTTGCTGTCGGGTGAATTTTTTGCAGTGGTGCCGCATCCCGGAAAACAAGTGTCACGTTTCTGAAAGGGTGCGTATCGATTTTTTCGGGGAGCAAGCGGGCCTGCGTTGCATATCATTCACTACTTCAAACTGTTGTCCAACTGAATGAATTTCGGAGTGGCTGTTTTACTTGCGGTGATCGGATACTTTATCGTACGGGCAGTTTGGCGTATTTACAGGGCAGTGGGCGTAGATCGTCCAGACCGCGGCAAAAAGCCTTTGCAGCAGACCTATCGGGATGAGTTCGGAGAAGAGCAGGAGGTAGAGGATGCTCGTTGGCGAGATCTGCCCTGAGATTTAGCTTCCGAATTTGAAGGTGAGCTTGTGGTTACTGGCAACGACAACCCCCTCTTTTCTTGCTGGACGAAATAGGGATCGCATGGCGGCGTTTATTGCTGCTTCTTCCAGCCCATACCCTAATTCATCCACTAGCGTCCGCGTATTTTCTTTTTCATCCAGCAGGTATCGCTCAAGGACTTGCGGGGATCGAACTTCCCCTCGTTGGTCTACGACCAGTGTGATCACGACTTCTGCACGTATTTTGCGCCGTTGTGCTGATCGAGGGTACTCTGGTGTAACAATTCGAATTGGTTTCGGTGGTTCGGAGGCAGCAATGCCAGTTGATCGAATTCCCTCAGGCTCGGCGGGGATTTCGTCCATAGGGGGACCTGTTACCGTCAGCGGGTTAAAATCAAGCGTCAGGTCTTCCTCTAGAATAATATCTTCCGGCCGGATCACGGGGGGTAGGGGTGGAGGTGGAGGTGGGGCAAGTCGAGTTTGGCGAGTCGTTACAATCTCTTCCATCTGGATCGCCTCGGGATCGGAATAGGTGATATCCAGGGGCCCCGGAGTCAGAGGAAGAGGCCATAGTTTTATGCAAAGCAAAACCAGTACCTGTGCCACTAAGATACTGGCAAGCAGGCGCAAGGTGTAATGATCTCCGTCGAAATGGCGCCGCATCCACTTGGGAGTCGTTGGTGTACTTTAAAAGTCTAAATCGAAAGCCGGTTCGGGTTGTACATAGTTACGGGGGATCCGTTGAGATGACGGCCTGGACTATCAGCAATGTAACCACCCTTCCGTTACAGTCGTCTGTCTCATAGCCTTCCCGCCATCCATGTACGTGAATCGAAAGAGCCTATTGTTAGGGTACGAAGCACATGTGCTCAAGTTTACGACCCCCGTTCAGTTCCATCGGATCCCTTTTCCAGATTCAGCGAAGCAATAGTTTATTCTTTTCAGTAATAAAAATTATCTATTTTTATTTATTATTGAAGAATTAAAATTAAATTTCGTATTTATTCTTAATAACATCGTTATTTAGCTGTCCTAGTTTCTGTGAAGCCATGATCTCGGCCGCAGAGCAGAAGCAGCCCCAGTTTTCCTCGATTATTGGGTATATTGGGGGCAATTGGCAGAGTTAAAATAAAAAATATATAATTTTTCTTATTTTGAGGGAATCAAAATTAAATTTTGTAATCATTCTCATAATATCGTTGTTTGGTTTTCCCAGTTTCTATGGAGCCATGAACTTGAACTCAGAGCAGGATCCTGCCCCTCTTCCTGGGCTATTGGACGGAATGGAGTGGCAGTCAGTAGGGTAATAATAAAAAATATGATATTTTCTTTATTTTTGAAGAATCAAATAAAGTTTTATGATTCCGCATGCAACATGACAAAATAACGTCTCGGATAGGAAGTAAGATTGTCATTTCTTCTGTAGGAGAGGAACGGGTTGAGGCATATTTGCCA is part of the Rhodothermaceae bacterium genome and encodes:
- a CDS encoding DUF2062 domain-containing protein → MNFGVAVLLAVIGYFIVRAVWRIYRAVGVDRPDRGKKPLQQTYRDEFGEEQEVEDARWRDLP
- a CDS encoding energy transducer TonB, whose product is MRRHFDGDHYTLRLLASILVAQVLVLLCIKLWPLPLTPGPLDITYSDPEAIQMEEIVTTRQTRLAPPPPPPLPPVIRPEDIILEEDLTLDFNPLTVTGPPMDEIPAEPEGIRSTGIAASEPPKPIRIVTPEYPRSAQRRKIRAEVVITLVVDQRGEVRSPQVLERYLLDEKENTRTLVDELGYGLEEAAINAAMRSLFRPARKEGVVVASNHKLTFKFGS